One region of Marivirga arenosa genomic DNA includes:
- a CDS encoding metallophosphoesterase family protein: protein MKNIGEIKGEIIVFGGVYSNLQALESLKEYADARDISSQNIFCTGDVAGYCAQPEECVQLVKEWGINCIAGNVELQLASGEDDCGCDFDEGSRCDVFSRQWYPYAQSKLSEDSINWMKELPEHISFHYGGKKVVMVHGSYTGTSDFIFKSTPWEEKERQFKATNADIIIAGHCGLPFTDQKDSMKWVNAGVIGMPANDGQTSVWFIELNEKYDVTPHQMEYDHIKTNKLMVENSLPEAYAKTLLSGIWDNCEILPEAETNLQGKMIHF from the coding sequence ATGAAAAATATAGGTGAAATAAAGGGTGAAATTATTGTTTTTGGTGGGGTTTACAGCAATCTACAAGCACTGGAAAGCTTAAAAGAATATGCAGATGCAAGAGACATTTCATCACAAAATATTTTTTGCACTGGTGATGTGGCTGGTTATTGTGCTCAACCCGAGGAATGTGTTCAGCTGGTTAAAGAATGGGGAATAAACTGTATAGCAGGTAATGTAGAATTGCAATTAGCATCTGGAGAAGATGATTGTGGATGTGATTTTGATGAAGGGAGCAGATGCGATGTATTTTCAAGACAATGGTATCCTTATGCTCAATCAAAGCTTTCAGAAGATTCTATTAATTGGATGAAAGAATTACCCGAACATATTTCATTCCATTATGGAGGTAAGAAAGTAGTGATGGTGCATGGCTCCTATACTGGCACTTCTGATTTTATTTTCAAATCTACTCCATGGGAGGAAAAAGAAAGGCAATTTAAAGCAACAAATGCTGATATCATTATAGCTGGGCATTGTGGATTACCTTTTACCGATCAGAAAGACAGTATGAAATGGGTGAATGCTGGAGTAATAGGAATGCCTGCAAATGATGGTCAAACTTCCGTTTGGTTTATTGAATTAAATGAAAAATATGATGTAACACCGCACCAAATGGAATATGATCATATAAAGACCAATAAATTAATGGTAGAAAACTCGCTTCCTGAAGCCTATGCCAAAACCTTGCTTAGTGGCATATGGGATAATTGTGAAATTTTACCTGAGGCAGAAACCAATTTGCAAGGCAAAATGATCCATTTCTAG
- a CDS encoding sodium:solute symporter family transporter, giving the protein MQDIEIYQWGLIIVSSLLFFFLAPFSKKPSEFFSALSVKGKQPNIIMLTSSLVISWIFAKSITNAANLGLEYGMVGGIAYATYYLSFIVAGIIIYKLRTKGNFNSIHHFLRSKFGSNAVLIFSVLIAIRLFNEVWSNTMVIGSYFGEMGSQPYYLAIIVFTALTLAYTLKGGLRSSLLTDAIQMVFFGILLFVLLKLIMTDESQNISNYVGTGEWNFAGGLGLLLVAFLQIFSYPFHDSVMTDRGFISPPKQTLKSFIAAAIIGFVCITLFSLIGIFAQFKGLKGQAAVEVGKYLGVGSMLMLNFIMVTSAASTLDSAFSSFSKLSIIDLKLQKLPTVKMGRIVMVILAVLGTIPIFLNPTILSATTISGTMVLGLAPIFLLWNLKAPKLSFFLAIFSGILVGLIHAFDAFPEIMILTEGPYANLLSANIWGSILCFVGYIIPILVSNNKSNQAESIKTIS; this is encoded by the coding sequence ATGCAAGATATTGAAATCTATCAATGGGGGCTGATTATCGTAAGCAGCCTCCTGTTTTTCTTTCTAGCTCCCTTTTCAAAAAAACCATCTGAATTTTTTAGTGCATTGTCTGTAAAAGGAAAGCAGCCCAATATCATTATGCTCACTAGCAGCTTGGTGATCTCTTGGATATTTGCTAAATCAATAACTAATGCTGCTAATTTAGGACTCGAATATGGAATGGTGGGCGGTATTGCGTATGCTACTTATTATTTATCCTTCATAGTTGCTGGAATAATAATATATAAACTCAGAACGAAAGGTAATTTTAATAGCATTCATCATTTCTTAAGGTCGAAATTTGGTTCTAATGCAGTTTTGATTTTTTCCGTATTAATTGCCATCCGTTTATTCAATGAAGTATGGTCAAACACCATGGTAATTGGCAGCTATTTTGGTGAAATGGGAAGCCAACCTTATTACCTTGCTATTATAGTTTTTACTGCGTTAACATTAGCCTATACATTAAAAGGGGGATTAAGAAGTTCACTTTTAACTGATGCTATTCAGATGGTGTTCTTTGGAATTTTACTGTTTGTTTTACTTAAGTTAATTATGACAGATGAATCTCAAAACATAAGCAACTATGTAGGAACAGGAGAATGGAATTTTGCTGGCGGTCTTGGTCTTTTGTTAGTTGCCTTTTTACAAATTTTCAGCTACCCTTTCCACGATTCTGTTATGACAGACCGAGGTTTTATTAGCCCACCCAAGCAAACTTTAAAAAGCTTTATTGCAGCTGCAATCATAGGTTTTGTATGTATTACTCTGTTTTCGTTAATAGGTATTTTTGCTCAATTTAAAGGTTTGAAAGGGCAAGCGGCTGTAGAAGTTGGTAAATATTTAGGTGTAGGAAGTATGCTTATGCTCAATTTTATCATGGTTACTTCAGCTGCATCAACTCTAGATTCTGCTTTTTCATCATTTTCAAAACTAAGCATTATTGATTTAAAACTTCAAAAGTTACCAACGGTTAAAATGGGAAGGATAGTTATGGTGATTTTAGCAGTTTTGGGTACAATTCCCATTTTCTTAAATCCAACAATTCTTTCTGCTACAACTATTAGTGGAACCATGGTTTTAGGTCTAGCTCCGATATTCTTATTATGGAATTTGAAAGCACCCAAATTATCATTTTTCTTAGCAATTTTTAGTGGAATACTAGTAGGTTTAATTCATGCATTCGATGCATTTCCTGAAATAATGATCTTAACTGAAGGTCCTTACGCTAATTTACTGTCAGCAAATATTTGGGGGAGTATTTTATGTTTTGTAGGATATATAATTCCCATACTCGTTTCAAATAATAAATCAAATCAAGCAGAAAGTATAAAAACGATATCATGA